A window of Proteus columbae contains these coding sequences:
- a CDS encoding HyaD/HybD family hydrogenase maturation endopeptidase, with the protein MRTLVLGIGNLLLSDEGIGVRIVEALEERFSLPENVDVIDGGTSGMEILQDIAARDLLIVADAVRSNHEPGSIFVLHDDDVPALFTQKISPHQLGLSDVLMALRMTDEFPRKLILVGIEPASLEPSMSLSDIGQKSMEIALEHVVNILREYGIPVTPKEVTA; encoded by the coding sequence ATGCGAACTCTCGTCTTAGGTATTGGTAATTTATTACTAAGCGATGAAGGCATTGGTGTTCGTATAGTAGAAGCGCTCGAAGAGCGCTTCTCTTTACCAGAGAACGTCGATGTTATTGATGGTGGCACATCAGGTATGGAAATTTTGCAAGATATCGCTGCAAGAGATCTCCTGATTGTTGCCGATGCGGTAAGAAGTAATCATGAACCTGGCAGTATTTTTGTGTTACATGATGATGATGTTCCCGCACTTTTTACGCAGAAGATCTCGCCTCATCAATTAGGCTTATCTGATGTGCTTATGGCATTGCGTATGACAGATGAATTTCCACGCAAGCTTATTTTAGTGGGCATTGAACCTGCGTCATTAGAGCCAAGCATGTCACTGTCTGACATTGGTCAAAAATCAATGGAAATTGCGTTGGAACATGTCGTCAATATTTTGCGTGAATACGGCATTCCTGTCACACCCAAAGAGGTAACAGCATGA
- the hypE gene encoding hydrogenase expression/formation protein HypE: protein MKQPDEITLAQGNGGQGMQQLIEGLFLKAFDNPLLNEKEDQARIALNELTTLGDRLAFSTDSYVIDPIIFPGGNIGKLSVCGTANDLSVGGAVPRYLSCGFILEEGLPFETLETLVMAMAKAAQQAGIQIVTGDTKVVPRGAADKIFINTAGIGVIPTKIHWAASNIKAGDKILVSGTIGDHGATILNLRENLGLEADLQSDCAVLEPMIAPLRQIEGIKALRDATRGGVTAILHEFAQASGCGMNVHESKLPMKQSVRGVCELLGLEALNFANEGKIVLVVSPEAEAQVLEALHQHALGKDACTIGEVTTDNYIRLTGIFGTSRILDLPYNEPLPRIC from the coding sequence ATGAAACAACCTGATGAAATCACCTTAGCCCAAGGAAACGGCGGGCAAGGTATGCAGCAACTTATCGAAGGACTATTTTTAAAAGCGTTCGATAATCCATTATTAAATGAAAAAGAAGATCAAGCGCGGATCGCCTTAAATGAGTTAACCACACTGGGCGATCGTCTTGCTTTTAGTACAGATAGCTATGTCATCGATCCCATTATTTTCCCTGGTGGAAACATTGGTAAATTATCGGTCTGCGGGACGGCTAACGATCTTTCTGTTGGTGGTGCGGTTCCTCGTTATCTTTCATGTGGTTTTATTTTGGAAGAAGGGCTTCCTTTTGAAACCCTAGAAACCCTTGTGATGGCAATGGCAAAAGCCGCGCAACAAGCGGGCATTCAAATTGTTACGGGTGATACGAAAGTGGTTCCTCGTGGTGCTGCGGATAAGATTTTTATTAACACTGCGGGTATTGGTGTGATCCCAACTAAAATTCATTGGGCTGCATCAAACATTAAAGCAGGCGATAAGATCTTAGTGAGTGGCACGATTGGCGATCATGGTGCAACAATCCTGAATCTGCGTGAAAATTTAGGGCTTGAAGCGGATCTGCAAAGTGACTGCGCGGTTCTTGAGCCAATGATTGCCCCTTTACGCCAAATCGAAGGAATTAAAGCACTACGTGATGCAACTCGAGGTGGTGTGACGGCGATTTTGCATGAGTTTGCTCAAGCCAGCGGTTGTGGCATGAACGTGCATGAAAGCAAATTACCTATGAAACAATCTGTTCGTGGTGTATGCGAATTATTGGGACTTGAAGCGCTTAATTTCGCTAACGAAGGAAAAATTGTTTTAGTAGTTTCACCAGAAGCGGAAGCTCAAGTACTTGAAGCACTGCATCAACATGCTTTAGGCAAAGACGCTTGCACGATTGGCGAAGTCACAACGGATAATTATATTCGTTTAACAGGTATTTTCGGTACTAGTCGTATTCTCGACCTACCTTATAACGAGCCTTTACCTCGTATCTGCTAA
- the yedF gene encoding sulfurtransferase-like selenium metabolism protein YedF, producing MSQKDTIIPDYRLDMVGEPCPYPAVATLEAMPSLKKGEILEVVSDCPQSINNIPLDAKNYGYTVLDIQQDGPTIRYLIQK from the coding sequence ATGAGCCAGAAAGACACTATTATTCCCGATTATCGTTTAGATATGGTTGGCGAACCTTGTCCTTACCCTGCGGTGGCAACGCTTGAAGCCATGCCATCTCTGAAAAAAGGCGAAATTTTAGAAGTGGTCAGTGATTGCCCGCAATCAATCAACAATATTCCACTTGATGCGAAAAACTACGGTTATACCGTGTTAGATATTCAACAAGATGGCCCAACTATTCGTTATTTAATTCAAAAATAA
- the rdgC gene encoding recombination-associated protein RdgC — MLWFKNILVYRLNKEIALSMDELEQQLASLAFTPCSSQDMTRTGWVSPMGDRGEALIHVAGKQVMMCARKEDKILPATVIKQALQDKVEKLEGEQGRKLKKTEKATLKDEVVHTLLPRAFSKFSQTFIWLDLEKQLVIVDSGSAKRAEDNLALLRKTLGSLPVVPLNFNESVELKMTEWVRSGELPAGFTLMDEAELKAVLDEGGVIRCKKQELVSDEIATHIEAGKFVTKLSVDWEDRLQFMLCDDGSIKRIKFSETLREQNDDIDKADFAQRFDADFILMTGELSALIERVTEVLGGEAE; from the coding sequence ATGCTGTGGTTTAAAAATATTTTAGTCTATCGCTTAAATAAAGAGATAGCACTGTCAATGGATGAGTTAGAACAACAGCTTGCCTCATTGGCATTCACACCTTGTAGTAGCCAAGATATGACTCGGACAGGTTGGGTTTCGCCGATGGGTGATCGCGGTGAAGCGCTTATCCATGTTGCTGGCAAACAAGTCATGATGTGTGCACGGAAAGAAGACAAAATTTTACCTGCGACAGTTATTAAACAAGCACTGCAAGACAAAGTTGAAAAACTTGAAGGTGAGCAAGGACGTAAACTGAAAAAAACAGAGAAAGCCACCTTAAAAGATGAAGTGGTGCACACTCTGCTTCCTCGTGCTTTTAGTAAATTCTCACAAACATTTATTTGGCTCGATTTAGAAAAACAACTCGTTATTGTTGATTCGGGCAGTGCAAAACGCGCTGAAGATAACTTAGCCCTGCTGCGTAAGACCTTAGGTTCATTACCTGTTGTTCCTTTGAACTTTAATGAATCCGTTGAATTAAAAATGACAGAGTGGGTACGCTCTGGAGAACTCCCAGCTGGCTTTACCTTGATGGATGAAGCCGAGCTAAAAGCGGTCTTAGATGAAGGTGGCGTTATTCGTTGTAAGAAACAGGAATTAGTCTCTGATGAAATTGCGACGCATATTGAAGCAGGTAAATTTGTCACCAAACTCTCTGTAGATTGGGAAGATCGCCTGCAATTTATGCTTTGTGATGATGGTTCTATCAAACGCATTAAATTCAGTGAAACTTTACGTGAGCAAAATGATGACATTGATAAAGCTGATTTTGCCCAACGTTTTGATGCCGACTTTATTTTAATGACCGGTGAACTCAGCGCTTTAATTGAACGAGTCACCGAAGTCCTAGGCGGCGAAGCAGAGTAA
- the yedE gene encoding selenium metabolism membrane protein YedE/FdhT, giving the protein MSWSEFKSQYLIRFWKPLPAVIAAGILSTYYFGLTGTFWAVTGEFTRWGGHVMQWFGAHPEEWGYFKIIGLEGTPLTRIDGVMIIGMFGGCIMAALWANNVKLRHPQHKIRILQAVLGGIIAGFGARLAMGCNLAAFFTGIPQFSLHAWFFAVATAVGSYFGAKLSLMPLFRIPVKLQKVSQASPITQDKQRAKRRFRLGMVIFFAMIAWSLIILFDSPKLGFAMLGGIGFGILIERAQICFTSAFRDLWITGRTHMAKAIIIGMAVSAIGIFSYVQLGAAPKIMWAGPNAVIGGLLFGFGIVLAGGCETGWMYRAVEGQIHFWWVGLGNVIGSTLLAYYWDDFSAILATDYDKINLLDTFGPVGGLGVTYLMLGLSFVLLLWWEKHFFRKKTQQAHSISTQINKEIA; this is encoded by the coding sequence ATGTCTTGGTCAGAATTTAAATCTCAATACCTGATCCGTTTTTGGAAGCCTCTTCCAGCAGTTATCGCGGCAGGTATCTTATCAACTTATTACTTTGGTTTAACCGGCACTTTCTGGGCTGTCACTGGTGAGTTTACTCGCTGGGGTGGTCACGTTATGCAATGGTTCGGTGCTCATCCTGAAGAATGGGGTTATTTTAAAATCATCGGTCTTGAAGGTACGCCATTAACGCGTATTGATGGCGTGATGATTATCGGGATGTTTGGAGGTTGCATTATGGCGGCTCTTTGGGCCAATAACGTCAAACTTCGTCATCCTCAACATAAAATTCGTATTCTTCAAGCTGTTCTAGGTGGGATCATCGCAGGTTTTGGTGCTCGTTTAGCAATGGGTTGTAACCTTGCTGCCTTCTTTACGGGTATTCCTCAGTTCTCTTTACATGCTTGGTTCTTTGCGGTTGCAACGGCAGTCGGTTCCTACTTCGGTGCCAAGCTGTCATTGATGCCACTGTTCCGTATTCCAGTAAAACTGCAAAAAGTCAGCCAAGCGTCACCTATCACTCAAGATAAACAACGTGCGAAACGTCGCTTTAGATTGGGAATGGTTATCTTTTTTGCCATGATTGCGTGGTCTTTAATTATTCTCTTTGATTCACCAAAACTGGGTTTCGCCATGCTAGGCGGTATTGGTTTTGGTATTTTAATTGAACGTGCACAAATCTGTTTTACTTCTGCTTTCCGTGACTTATGGATAACAGGCAGAACCCATATGGCAAAAGCGATTATCATCGGTATGGCGGTGAGTGCCATTGGGATCTTTAGCTATGTCCAATTAGGTGCAGCACCTAAAATTATGTGGGCGGGACCTAATGCGGTAATTGGCGGTTTACTCTTCGGTTTCGGTATTGTGCTTGCTGGTGGGTGTGAAACTGGCTGGATGTATCGCGCTGTTGAAGGTCAAATTCACTTTTGGTGGGTTGGATTAGGCAATGTGATTGGTTCGACGTTACTCGCTTATTATTGGGATGATTTTTCAGCCATCTTAGCGACTGATTATGACAAAATTAATTTACTTGATACTTTTGGGCCAGTAGGTGGATTAGGCGTGACATATCTGATGTTGGGTCTGTCATTTGTGTTGTTGCTTTGGTGGGAGAAACACTTCTTCCGTAAAAAAACACAACAAGCACACTCTATTTCAACCCAGATTAATAAGGAAATCGCATGA
- the hybG gene encoding hydrogenase maturation factor HybG, with the protein MCLGVPAKIVEVGEDVHQLAYAEVSGVKRAVNISMVCEGEPSELLGKWVLIHVGFAMSILDEQEAQDTLDALQHVYGVTLEEADDAVR; encoded by the coding sequence ATGTGCTTAGGTGTTCCAGCTAAGATTGTTGAGGTGGGCGAAGACGTCCACCAACTCGCTTATGCCGAAGTCAGTGGCGTCAAACGTGCTGTTAATATTTCGATGGTATGTGAAGGCGAACCTAGTGAATTATTAGGCAAATGGGTACTTATTCATGTGGGATTTGCCATGAGTATTCTTGATGAGCAAGAAGCACAAGATACCCTTGATGCATTACAGCATGTCTATGGTGTGACCCTCGAAGAGGCTGATGATGCAGTACGTTGA
- the hypB gene encoding hydrogenase nickel incorporation protein HypB: MCSTCGCGEGNVRIEGVEPHSHEHHHHHSHDHDHHDHGHHHDHGHHGHDHHHEHNATPANTVHKYIDKSEQKHKHNYETHGQPIIVHHHYYHNSGDVHLHFHNDAQLNEAPVFHEHHHGHDDHHEHDHSHNHDHAHSHDHSHDHNHEHSHHHSHSHDHDHDHEHEHEEQFSPVIENQNMHYGQGEAGTHAPGISQKRMLKIEMDVLDKNNRIAVHNREHFEQQNVLALNLVSSPGSGKTTLLTQTLKQLAQRVPCAVIEGDQQTTNDADRIRETGVPAIQVNTGKGCHLDAQMVHDATHQLGLHDNSVLFIENVGNLVCPASFDLGEKHKVAILSVTEGEDKPLKYPHMFAAADLMIINKIDLVPHLNIDVQACIESARRVNPNIEIIALSATTGEGMEEWLAWLESRLCA, translated from the coding sequence ATGTGTAGCACTTGCGGTTGTGGCGAAGGCAATGTCAGAATTGAAGGCGTAGAGCCTCATTCACATGAGCACCACCATCATCACTCTCATGACCATGATCATCACGACCACGGTCATCATCATGATCACGGCCATCATGGGCATGATCATCATCATGAACACAATGCTACTCCAGCGAATACTGTTCATAAATATATTGATAAGTCTGAACAAAAGCATAAACATAACTACGAAACACATGGTCAGCCTATCATCGTTCATCACCACTATTACCATAACAGTGGTGATGTTCATCTCCATTTTCATAACGATGCACAGCTAAACGAAGCGCCTGTTTTCCATGAACATCATCATGGACATGACGATCATCATGAGCATGATCATTCACACAATCATGACCATGCTCACAGTCACGATCATTCTCATGATCATAACCATGAGCATTCACATCATCATTCTCACAGCCACGATCATGACCACGATCACGAACATGAGCACGAAGAGCAATTTAGCCCTGTGATTGAAAATCAGAATATGCATTATGGCCAAGGTGAAGCGGGAACACATGCTCCCGGTATTAGCCAAAAGCGTATGCTGAAAATTGAAATGGATGTGCTGGATAAAAATAACCGTATTGCTGTTCATAACCGTGAACATTTTGAACAACAAAATGTGTTGGCATTAAACTTAGTCTCAAGCCCAGGCTCCGGTAAAACAACGCTATTAACACAAACCTTAAAACAGTTAGCGCAACGTGTGCCTTGTGCGGTGATCGAAGGCGATCAGCAAACCACTAATGATGCGGATCGTATCCGTGAAACTGGTGTGCCAGCGATCCAAGTGAATACAGGTAAAGGTTGCCACCTTGATGCACAAATGGTGCATGATGCGACACACCAATTAGGCTTACATGATAACAGCGTTCTCTTTATTGAAAACGTGGGTAACTTAGTTTGTCCTGCCAGTTTTGATCTGGGTGAAAAGCATAAAGTTGCGATTCTTTCTGTCACTGAAGGTGAAGATAAGCCACTGAAATACCCGCATATGTTTGCTGCGGCTGATTTAATGATTATCAACAAAATTGATTTAGTGCCACATCTGAATATTGATGTTCAAGCCTGTATTGAATCCGCTCGCCGTGTTAACCCAAATATCGAAATCATTGCGTTATCAGCAACAACGGGTGAAGGCATGGAAGAGTGGTTAGCTTGGTTGGAGAGTCGTTTATGTGCTTAG
- the hybC gene encoding hydrogenase 2 large subunit: MSQRITIDPITRIEGHLRVDCEIDNGKVVKAWSSGTMWRGMEEILKGSDPRDAWIIVQRICGVCTTVHAIASVRAVEDALGMDIPVNAQYIRNIILASHILHDHIVHFYQLSAMDWVDITSALQADPEKASAMLKGVSQWQLNSAEEFRKVQKKIQGLVDSGQLGIFANGYWGHSAMKLPPEVNLIAVAHYLQALECQRDANRIVAVLGGKTPHIQNLAVGGVANPINLDAPSVLNLERLMYVKHFIDNLGDFIEQVYKVDTAIFAAYYPEWLKIGKGANYYLSVPELPINGNNTEFLLSGGYMEGVDFSTYRPIKDWKDENLKDGIEESGKHAWYEDDEPLKPWEGLTRPKYTGWDENEKYSWVKSPTFYGKPVEVGTLAWLVCGLAGKHEGTVKHYNEINEIYTKLTGETLVNEQLESTWGRIIGRTVHACVLQDSLNFLWQSLVDNIGRGDTAAFIKPEFEPGKEYRGVGFEEASRGMLSHWIVFKDGKITNYQAVVPSTWNAGPRNFNDEPGPYELSLVGTPVADPKKPLEVVRTIHSFDPCMACAVHMVDLTGKELSKVKVL; encoded by the coding sequence ATGAGCCAACGCATTACTATTGATCCTATTACCCGTATTGAAGGGCATTTACGCGTCGATTGTGAAATTGATAACGGAAAAGTTGTTAAGGCTTGGTCTTCCGGTACCATGTGGCGCGGAATGGAGGAGATCCTAAAAGGAAGCGATCCTCGTGATGCATGGATTATCGTGCAACGTATTTGTGGGGTTTGTACGACAGTTCACGCCATTGCCTCAGTACGTGCTGTTGAAGATGCCTTAGGTATGGATATTCCTGTCAATGCGCAGTATATCCGTAACATTATTTTGGCTTCGCATATTCTTCATGACCATATCGTCCACTTCTATCAGCTTTCTGCGATGGACTGGGTTGATATTACTTCAGCATTACAAGCCGATCCTGAAAAAGCGTCAGCGATGCTAAAAGGCGTTTCTCAGTGGCAATTGAACTCTGCTGAAGAATTCAGAAAGGTTCAGAAGAAAATTCAAGGTCTGGTTGACAGCGGTCAGTTAGGTATTTTCGCTAATGGCTACTGGGGTCATTCAGCCATGAAATTACCACCAGAAGTTAACCTGATTGCTGTTGCTCACTATCTGCAAGCACTTGAATGTCAGCGTGATGCTAACCGTATCGTTGCGGTTCTTGGTGGTAAAACACCACACATTCAAAACTTGGCAGTAGGGGGTGTTGCTAACCCAATTAACCTTGATGCACCAAGTGTTCTTAACTTAGAACGTCTAATGTATGTGAAGCACTTTATCGATAATCTTGGCGATTTTATTGAACAAGTTTATAAAGTCGATACTGCGATTTTTGCTGCTTATTACCCAGAGTGGCTAAAAATTGGTAAAGGTGCGAACTACTATTTATCTGTACCTGAATTACCTATTAACGGTAATAACACTGAGTTTTTATTGTCTGGTGGTTATATGGAAGGCGTTGATTTCTCAACGTATCGTCCAATTAAAGACTGGAAAGATGAAAACCTGAAAGACGGTATCGAAGAAAGTGGTAAACACGCATGGTATGAAGATGATGAACCATTAAAACCGTGGGAAGGTTTGACTCGTCCTAAATATACAGGTTGGGATGAGAACGAAAAATACTCATGGGTTAAATCACCTACATTCTATGGCAAACCTGTCGAAGTGGGTACGTTAGCATGGTTAGTATGTGGTTTAGCAGGTAAGCATGAAGGAACTGTTAAACACTATAACGAAATCAATGAGATATACACTAAATTAACGGGTGAAACGCTGGTTAATGAGCAGTTAGAGTCAACTTGGGGACGCATTATTGGACGTACTGTTCATGCGTGTGTGTTACAAGATTCTCTAAACTTCTTGTGGCAATCACTGGTTGATAATATTGGTCGTGGCGATACAGCTGCCTTTATTAAACCAGAGTTTGAACCAGGTAAAGAGTACCGAGGTGTGGGTTTTGAAGAAGCCTCTCGCGGTATGTTATCTCACTGGATCGTGTTTAAAGACGGTAAAATCACTAACTATCAGGCGGTTGTTCCATCAACATGGAATGCGGGTCCTCGTAACTTTAATGATGAACCGGGTCCTTATGAGTTATCACTTGTTGGTACACCTGTTGCTGATCCGAAAAAACCATTAGAAGTGGTAAGAACGATCCACTCCTTTGACCCATGTATGGCGTGTGCTGTGCATATGGTTGATTTAACAGGTAAAGAACTAAGTAAGGTGAAGGTATTATAA
- the hybE gene encoding hydrogenase-2 assembly chaperone: MSEMSWDIVGYDEPPVEQLEARFSEIAEKEMKGLPFYREGIPVKAGGFTLFENQWIGAVLTPWMLELVVFPGPSQEWPHRNVGDRIGLELPCGQIKFVVGELAGDMQYLACSLMSPLDRHLSGEHAVELVENSVKMALSLPVQTQSVAEVDLSRRSLFRGQLRS, from the coding sequence ATGAGTGAAATGAGCTGGGATATCGTAGGATACGATGAACCACCTGTTGAGCAACTTGAAGCGCGTTTTAGTGAAATTGCTGAAAAAGAGATGAAAGGGCTTCCTTTTTATCGAGAAGGTATTCCTGTAAAAGCAGGGGGCTTTACCTTATTTGAAAACCAGTGGATTGGGGCTGTCCTTACTCCTTGGATGCTAGAGCTTGTCGTTTTCCCGGGGCCTTCACAAGAATGGCCACATCGAAACGTAGGTGATCGCATTGGGTTAGAATTACCTTGTGGTCAGATTAAATTCGTTGTGGGTGAGCTTGCTGGTGATATGCAATATCTCGCGTGTTCATTAATGTCGCCACTTGATAGACACCTTTCAGGGGAACATGCTGTTGAGTTGGTGGAAAATAGTGTAAAAATGGCACTTTCTCTTCCTGTTCAGACACAATCCGTAGCAGAAGTTGATTTAAGTCGTCGTTCTCTCTTCCGTGGTCAGTTAAGATCATAG
- the hypD gene encoding hydrogenase formation protein HypD, with translation MQYVDEFRDPELAKALLAQIRETISQWPHPIKRPLQIMEVCGGHTHAIFKFGLDRLLPEEIEFVHGPGCPVCVLPMGRIDACLEIAARPDVIFCTFGDAMRVPGRNGSMLDARRRGSDIRIVYSPLDSLKIAQDNPDKQVVFFGLGFETTMPSTAMTLQQAKLRGLKNFSLFCQHITIVPTLRCLLEQDDVRIDGFIAPGHVSMVIGCTPYQPLCDEFEKPFVVTGFEPLDLLQAILMVIKQLKAKAENTDYVLSIENQYSRIVPNEGNKLAQKALSEVFMLKETSEWRGLGEIPMSGIQLTPAYSEFDAELRFTPAPQKVADNPQSRCGDVLTGRCKPSDCPLFGKSCTPETALGALMVSSEGACAAYYQYRREGNI, from the coding sequence ATGCAGTACGTTGATGAATTTCGTGATCCCGAACTTGCGAAAGCCTTACTAGCCCAAATCCGTGAAACTATTTCACAATGGCCTCATCCTATTAAACGTCCATTACAAATTATGGAAGTGTGTGGTGGGCATACACATGCCATTTTTAAATTTGGTCTAGATCGCTTATTACCAGAAGAAATTGAATTTGTTCATGGACCGGGTTGTCCTGTTTGTGTATTACCGATGGGGCGAATTGACGCCTGTTTAGAAATTGCAGCCCGTCCTGATGTCATTTTCTGTACTTTTGGTGATGCAATGCGAGTACCGGGACGTAATGGCTCAATGCTTGATGCACGTCGTCGTGGCAGTGATATTCGTATTGTCTACTCACCGCTCGATTCCCTCAAAATTGCACAAGATAATCCAGATAAACAAGTCGTCTTTTTTGGTTTAGGTTTTGAAACTACGATGCCAAGTACTGCAATGACGCTACAACAAGCGAAATTGCGCGGACTCAAAAATTTCTCTCTGTTTTGCCAGCATATTACTATCGTGCCGACTTTACGTTGTTTACTAGAACAAGATGATGTTCGCATTGACGGCTTTATTGCTCCAGGGCATGTGAGTATGGTGATTGGCTGTACGCCATATCAACCGCTATGTGACGAATTTGAAAAGCCTTTTGTGGTGACAGGATTTGAACCATTAGACTTATTACAAGCTATACTGATGGTCATTAAACAACTTAAAGCAAAAGCAGAAAATACAGATTATGTTTTAAGTATTGAAAACCAATATAGTCGCATTGTACCGAATGAAGGTAATAAGTTGGCTCAAAAAGCACTTAGCGAAGTGTTTATGTTAAAAGAAACCAGTGAATGGCGTGGACTGGGTGAAATCCCAATGTCAGGTATTCAATTAACACCTGCTTATTCTGAGTTTGATGCTGAATTACGTTTTACTCCCGCCCCGCAGAAAGTGGCTGATAATCCGCAATCTCGCTGTGGTGATGTATTAACAGGACGATGCAAACCTTCCGATTGCCCACTCTTTGGTAAAAGTTGTACACCAGAAACGGCATTGGGTGCCTTGATGGTATCATCTGAAGGTGCATGTGCGGCTTATTATCAGTATCGCCGTGAAGGTAATATATGA